The following are encoded in a window of Thunnus albacares chromosome 9, fThuAlb1.1, whole genome shotgun sequence genomic DNA:
- the ddr2a gene encoding discoidin domain-containing receptor 2 isoform X1 has protein sequence MKHLWDVHFLLLILLYLLGAVTSQVNPGVCRYPLGMSGGQIQDEDISASSQWSESTAARYGRLDFEEGDGAWCPEITVEPDSLKEFLQIDLRSLHFITLVGTQGRHAGGMGNEFAQMYKIKYSRDGSRWISWRNRQGKQVIEGNRNAYDIVLKDLEPPIIARFVRFMPVTDHSMNVCMRVELYGCEWLDGLVSYNAPAGEQMNLPAYSVYLNDSVYDGAVIYSMTEGLGQLTDGVCGRDDFSDSHVYNVWPGYDYVGWNNESFPSGYVEIMFEFDRTRNFTTMKVHCNNMFLRHVKVFRQVFCYFRSESDWEATPLSFSPVVDEKNLSARFVTVNLANHMASAIKCQFYFADAWMLFSEITFQSDTAMYNTTLAPPKTDQPPSKPPEDDPTHKVDDSNTRILIGCLVAIIFILVAIIVIILWRQVWQKMLEKASRRMLDDELTASLSIQSETFVYNHNHNQSSTTSEQESNSTYERIFPLGPDYQEPSRLICKLPEFAQTSEEAASTSTAASKSTTATVVQDGVPHYAEADIVNLQGVTGSNTYAIPALTMDLLSGKDVAVEEFPRKLLIFKEKLGEGQFGEVHLCEAEGMQEFMNKEFLFDIPEDQPVLVAVKMLRSDANKNARNDFLKEIKIMSRLKDPNIIRLLAVCIYSDPLCMITEYMENGDLNQFLSRHEPEGQLALLSNAPTVSFSNLCYMATQIASGMKYLSSLNFVHRDLATRNCLVGTKYTIKIADFGMSRNLYSGDYYRIQGRAVLPIRWMSWESILLGKFTTASDVWAFGVTLWEILNFCKEQPYSQLTDEQVIENTGEFFRDQKRQIYLPQPVLCPDSLYKIMLSCWRRNTKERPSFQEIHRALLEIQP, from the exons atgaAGCACCTGTGGGACGTTCACTTCCTCCTGCTCATCCTCCTCTACCTGTTAGGAGCTGTCACATCACAGGTCAACCCAG gtgtgtgtcGGTATCCTCTGGGGATGTCGGGAGGGCAGATACAGGACGAGGACATCTCTGCCTCCAGCCAGTGGTCCGAATCCACCGCTGCGAGATATGGCAG GTTGGACTTCGAGGAGGGCGATGGCGCATGGTGTCCGGAGATAACAGTCGAGCCAGACAGCCTGAAGGAGTTCCTCCAGATTGACCTGCGCTCGCTCCACTTCATCACCCTCGTGGGCACCCAGGGTCGTCATGCGGGAGGCATGGGTAATGAGTTCGCCCAGATGTACAAGATTAAATACAGTCGTGATGGAAGCCGGTGGATCTCGTGGAGAAACAGGCAGGGCAAGCAG GTGATTGAGGGAAATAGGAACGCCTACGACATTGTACTCAAGGACCTGGAGCCACCCATCATCGCTCGCTTTGTCCGCTTCATGCCCGTCACAGACCACTCCATGAACGTCTGCATGAGAGTGGAGCTCTACGGCTGTGAATGGCTGG ACGGTCTTGTGTCGTACAACGCTCCAGCAGGAGAACAGATGAACTTGCCTGCTTACTCTGTTTATCTCAATGACTCCGTCTATGATGGAGCTGTCAtctacag tATGACAGAGGGCTTGGGCCAGCTGACTGATGGAGTGTGTGGTCGTGACGATTTTTCAGACAGTCATGTCTACAATGTGTGGCCAGGGTATGACTATGTGGGTTGGAACAATGAGAGCTTCCCCAGTGGATATGTTGAAATCATGTTTGAGTTCGACCGCACACGAAACTTTACCACCATGAAG GTTCACTGCAACAACATGTTCTTACGGCATGTCAAGGTCTTCCGCCAGGTATTTTGTTACTTCCGCTCTGAATCAGACTGGGAGGCCACACCGCTCTCCTTCAGCCCCGTGGTGGATGAGAAGAATCTCAGCGCCCGTTTTGTCACGGTCAACCTGGCCAACCACATGGCCAGTGCCATCAAGTGCCAGTTCTACTTTGCTGATGCCTGGATGTTGTTCAGCGAGATCACCTTCCAGTCAG ATACAGCCATGTACAACACAACACTGGCTCCACCAAAGACAGATCAACCACCTAGCAAGCCACCAG AAGATGACCCCACCCACAAAGTAGATGACAGCAACACCCGgattctgattggttgtttaGTGgccatcatcttcatccttgTGGccattattgtcattatccTGTGGAGGCAGGTGTGGCAGAAGATGTTGGAGAAG GCCTCTCGCCGGATGCTGGATGATGAACTAACTGCTAGTTTGTCAATACAGAGTGAGACGTTTGTgtacaaccacaaccacaaccagTCGAGTACAACCAGTGAACAAGAGTCTAACTCTACCTACGAGCGCATCTTCCCCCTGGGTCCAGACTACCAGGAGCCCTCACGCCTTATATGCAAGCTGCCAGAGTTTGCACAGACCTCAGAGGAGGCTG CTTCTACCAGCACAGCAGCGTCCAAATCAACCACAGCTACTGTAGTCCAAGATGGGGTCCCTCACTACGCAGAGGCAGACATTGTAAACCTGCAAGGCGTGACTGGAAGCAACACATATGCCATCCCTGCACTAACTATGGACCTGTTGTCAGGGAAGGATGTTGCAGTGGAGGAGTTCCCGCGAAAACTGCTCATATTCAAAGAGAAACTGGGAGAGGGACAGTTTGGAGAA GTGCACCTGTGTGAAGCAGAGGGAATGCAGGAGTTCATGaataaagagtttttatttGACATCCCCGAGGACCAGCCAGTTTTAGTGGCTGTGAAGATGCTCCGTTCAGATGCCAACAAAAATGCAAG GAATGACTTCCTGAAAGAGATAAAGATCATGTCCCGTCTGAAGGACCCCAACATCATTCGCCTGCTTGCTGTGTGCATCTACAGCGACCCTCTCTGTATGATCACAGAGTACATGGAGAATGGAGACCTCAACCAGTTTCTGTCCCGCCACGAACCGGAGGGACAACTCGCTCTGCTCAGCAATGCACCTACAGTCAG CTTCAGTAATCTGTGCTACATGGCCACTCAGATCGCATCGGGGATGAAGTACCTCTCCTCTCTAAATTTTGTTCATCGAGACTTGGCCACGAGGAATTGCCTGGTGGGCACGAAATACACAATAAAGATAGCTGACTTTGGCATGAGCAGGAACCTGTACAGTGGTGACTACTACCGCATCCAGGGCAGAGCGGTACTACCGATACGCTGGATGTCATGGGAGAGCATCCTGCTG GGAAAGTTCACCACAGCCAGCGATGTGTGGGCCTTTGGGGTGACTCTGTGGGAGATACTAAACTTTTGCAAGGAGCAGCCCTACTCTCAGCTCACTGATGAGCAGGTGATAGAGAACACAGGGGAGTTTTTCAGGGACCAGAAAAGACAG ATCTACCTGCCTCAGCCTGTGCTGTGTCCGGA
- the ddr2a gene encoding discoidin domain-containing receptor 2 isoform X2: protein MKHLWDVHFLLLILLYLLGAVTSQVNPGVCRYPLGMSGGQIQDEDISASSQWSESTAARYGRLDFEEGDGAWCPEITVEPDSLKEFLQIDLRSLHFITLVGTQGRHAGGMGNEFAQMYKIKYSRDGSRWISWRNRQGKQVIEGNRNAYDIVLKDLEPPIIARFVRFMPVTDHSMNVCMRVELYGCEWLDGLVSYNAPAGEQMNLPAYSVYLNDSVYDGAVIYSMTEGLGQLTDGVCGRDDFSDSHVYNVWPGYDYVGWNNESFPSGYVEIMFEFDRTRNFTTMKVHCNNMFLRHVKVFRQVFCYFRSESDWEATPLSFSPVVDEKNLSARFVTVNLANHMASAIKCQFYFADAWMLFSEITFQSDTAMYNTTLAPPKTDQPPSKPPEDDPTHKVDDSNTRILIGCLVAIIFILVAIIVIILWRQVWQKMLEKSETFVYNHNHNQSSTTSEQESNSTYERIFPLGPDYQEPSRLICKLPEFAQTSEEAASTSTAASKSTTATVVQDGVPHYAEADIVNLQGVTGSNTYAIPALTMDLLSGKDVAVEEFPRKLLIFKEKLGEGQFGEVHLCEAEGMQEFMNKEFLFDIPEDQPVLVAVKMLRSDANKNARNDFLKEIKIMSRLKDPNIIRLLAVCIYSDPLCMITEYMENGDLNQFLSRHEPEGQLALLSNAPTVSFSNLCYMATQIASGMKYLSSLNFVHRDLATRNCLVGTKYTIKIADFGMSRNLYSGDYYRIQGRAVLPIRWMSWESILLGKFTTASDVWAFGVTLWEILNFCKEQPYSQLTDEQVIENTGEFFRDQKRQIYLPQPVLCPDSLYKIMLSCWRRNTKERPSFQEIHRALLEIQP from the exons atgaAGCACCTGTGGGACGTTCACTTCCTCCTGCTCATCCTCCTCTACCTGTTAGGAGCTGTCACATCACAGGTCAACCCAG gtgtgtgtcGGTATCCTCTGGGGATGTCGGGAGGGCAGATACAGGACGAGGACATCTCTGCCTCCAGCCAGTGGTCCGAATCCACCGCTGCGAGATATGGCAG GTTGGACTTCGAGGAGGGCGATGGCGCATGGTGTCCGGAGATAACAGTCGAGCCAGACAGCCTGAAGGAGTTCCTCCAGATTGACCTGCGCTCGCTCCACTTCATCACCCTCGTGGGCACCCAGGGTCGTCATGCGGGAGGCATGGGTAATGAGTTCGCCCAGATGTACAAGATTAAATACAGTCGTGATGGAAGCCGGTGGATCTCGTGGAGAAACAGGCAGGGCAAGCAG GTGATTGAGGGAAATAGGAACGCCTACGACATTGTACTCAAGGACCTGGAGCCACCCATCATCGCTCGCTTTGTCCGCTTCATGCCCGTCACAGACCACTCCATGAACGTCTGCATGAGAGTGGAGCTCTACGGCTGTGAATGGCTGG ACGGTCTTGTGTCGTACAACGCTCCAGCAGGAGAACAGATGAACTTGCCTGCTTACTCTGTTTATCTCAATGACTCCGTCTATGATGGAGCTGTCAtctacag tATGACAGAGGGCTTGGGCCAGCTGACTGATGGAGTGTGTGGTCGTGACGATTTTTCAGACAGTCATGTCTACAATGTGTGGCCAGGGTATGACTATGTGGGTTGGAACAATGAGAGCTTCCCCAGTGGATATGTTGAAATCATGTTTGAGTTCGACCGCACACGAAACTTTACCACCATGAAG GTTCACTGCAACAACATGTTCTTACGGCATGTCAAGGTCTTCCGCCAGGTATTTTGTTACTTCCGCTCTGAATCAGACTGGGAGGCCACACCGCTCTCCTTCAGCCCCGTGGTGGATGAGAAGAATCTCAGCGCCCGTTTTGTCACGGTCAACCTGGCCAACCACATGGCCAGTGCCATCAAGTGCCAGTTCTACTTTGCTGATGCCTGGATGTTGTTCAGCGAGATCACCTTCCAGTCAG ATACAGCCATGTACAACACAACACTGGCTCCACCAAAGACAGATCAACCACCTAGCAAGCCACCAG AAGATGACCCCACCCACAAAGTAGATGACAGCAACACCCGgattctgattggttgtttaGTGgccatcatcttcatccttgTGGccattattgtcattatccTGTGGAGGCAGGTGTGGCAGAAGATGTTGGAGAAG AGTGAGACGTTTGTgtacaaccacaaccacaaccagTCGAGTACAACCAGTGAACAAGAGTCTAACTCTACCTACGAGCGCATCTTCCCCCTGGGTCCAGACTACCAGGAGCCCTCACGCCTTATATGCAAGCTGCCAGAGTTTGCACAGACCTCAGAGGAGGCTG CTTCTACCAGCACAGCAGCGTCCAAATCAACCACAGCTACTGTAGTCCAAGATGGGGTCCCTCACTACGCAGAGGCAGACATTGTAAACCTGCAAGGCGTGACTGGAAGCAACACATATGCCATCCCTGCACTAACTATGGACCTGTTGTCAGGGAAGGATGTTGCAGTGGAGGAGTTCCCGCGAAAACTGCTCATATTCAAAGAGAAACTGGGAGAGGGACAGTTTGGAGAA GTGCACCTGTGTGAAGCAGAGGGAATGCAGGAGTTCATGaataaagagtttttatttGACATCCCCGAGGACCAGCCAGTTTTAGTGGCTGTGAAGATGCTCCGTTCAGATGCCAACAAAAATGCAAG GAATGACTTCCTGAAAGAGATAAAGATCATGTCCCGTCTGAAGGACCCCAACATCATTCGCCTGCTTGCTGTGTGCATCTACAGCGACCCTCTCTGTATGATCACAGAGTACATGGAGAATGGAGACCTCAACCAGTTTCTGTCCCGCCACGAACCGGAGGGACAACTCGCTCTGCTCAGCAATGCACCTACAGTCAG CTTCAGTAATCTGTGCTACATGGCCACTCAGATCGCATCGGGGATGAAGTACCTCTCCTCTCTAAATTTTGTTCATCGAGACTTGGCCACGAGGAATTGCCTGGTGGGCACGAAATACACAATAAAGATAGCTGACTTTGGCATGAGCAGGAACCTGTACAGTGGTGACTACTACCGCATCCAGGGCAGAGCGGTACTACCGATACGCTGGATGTCATGGGAGAGCATCCTGCTG GGAAAGTTCACCACAGCCAGCGATGTGTGGGCCTTTGGGGTGACTCTGTGGGAGATACTAAACTTTTGCAAGGAGCAGCCCTACTCTCAGCTCACTGATGAGCAGGTGATAGAGAACACAGGGGAGTTTTTCAGGGACCAGAAAAGACAG ATCTACCTGCCTCAGCCTGTGCTGTGTCCGGA